One window of the Takifugu rubripes chromosome 13, fTakRub1.2, whole genome shotgun sequence genome contains the following:
- the trmt10c gene encoding tRNA methyltransferase 10 homolog C has protein sequence MLRLLSSQAFSELCKCNRTVAYCVTKTKSVVPIGITSHPRPKNVARHYKTGSQLWKDELQPKSDESAEAEKVDVDKWKTVMRAKMVTKAKDVHQGDEGSDDEENLQAQVDAKGNTLLEATRDLVVMWRYAGKLVPQEITDEEIKALAELDTKSSKKKYLKYLAIKERHKQSRKQKQQRKKEEKEAAIQSNKQSICEEEGGDQSGAAAKNTFLLQFWSRSLDKLLGWRCAQAMMFDQPLVFDMSYESNMSRREIDNTVSQLMEVEGWNRRAAEPFHLHFCNLQPDGTYMQEFLKRYGTETWSRLLVTCTDRQHSQVFPREQLVYLTADSPNVLRTFDHSKVYIIGALVDRSIQSGLSLANAKRLKLATARLPLDHFLNWEMGAKNLTLDQMIRIMLALKETGKWEEALKFVPQRKHDGFYHQQTQKKMVNNQARGVTKERDLWLKPTKQTHKNEGQSQPGFTAKERITGNPGDRGKPATTRLRTYLMEGRKGKKTLWDDD, from the coding sequence ATGTTGAGGCTTCTTTCGTCCCAAGCCTTTTCTGAACTTTGCAAATGTAATAGGACTGTGGCATATTGTGTTACCAAGACGAAAAGCGTTGTCCCAATTGGCATCACAAGTCACCCCCGACCAAAGAACGTTGCTCGCCATTACAAGACTGGTAGTCAACTGTGGAAAGATGAGCTCCAACCAAAAAGTGATGAATCCGCCGAGGCGGAGAAAGTTGACGTGGATAAATGGAAGACTGTTATGAGAGCTAAAATGGTGACAAAAGCTAAAGATGTCCACCAAGGAGATGAAGGCAGTGATGACGAAGAAAACCTTCAAGCACAAGTCGATGCAAAGGGAAATACATTGTTGGAGGCAACTCGGGATCTGGTAGTGATGTGGCGCTACGCAGGGAAACTTGTACCTCAAGAGATAACTGATGAAGAGATTAAGGCCCTTGCAGAACTCGACACCAAATCTTCCAAGAAGAAGTACCTGAAATACCTGGCTATAAAAGAGCGCCACAAACAGTCCcggaaacagaagcagcagaggaaaaaagaagaaaaggaagcagcaatTCAGAGCAACAAACAGAGCATTTGTGAAGAGGAAGGCGGTGATCAGAGTGGAGCAGCGGCTAAAAACACATTCTTATTACAGTTTTGGAGCCGCTCCCTGGACAAACTGTTGGGCTGGAGGTGCGCCCAGGCCATGATGTTTGATCAGCCGCTGGTGTTTGACATGAGCTACGAGTCCAACATGTCCAGGCGTGAGATAGACAATACTGTGTCCCagctgatggaggtggagggttGGAACAGACGTGCTGCTGAGCCATTCCATCTTCACTTCTGCAACCTGCAGCCTGACGGGACTTACATGCAGGAGTTCCTGAAACGCTACGGCACAGAGACCTGGAGCCGACTCCTCGTTACCTGCACTGATCGGCAGCATAGCCAAGTGTTCCCTCGAGAACAGCTGGTGTATCTCACTGCTGATTCCCCCAACGTTCTCCGTACTTTTGACCATTCCAAAGTCTACATCATTGGGGCTCTCGTGGACCGGTCGATCCAGTCAGGCCTGTCATTAGCCAATGCTAAGCGCCTCAAACTGGCCACAGCCCGTTTACCCCTAGATCACTTCTTAAACTGGGAGATGGGAGCTAAAAATCTAACACTGGATCAGATGATTCGCATCATGCTGGCTCTCAAGGAGACGGGGAAATGGGAGGAGGCGTTGAAGTTTGTTCCTCAGAGAAAGCACGATGGCTTTTACCATcaacagacacagaaaaagaTGGTAAATAACCAGGCAAGGGGAGTGACAAAAGAAAGAGACTTGTGGTTAAAGCCTACAAAACAGACACATAAAAATGAAGGTCAAAGTCAGCCTGGATTTACAGCTAAAGAAAGGATAACGGGGAATCCTGGTGACAGAGGAAAACCAGCTACGACTAGATTACGCACATATTTaatggagggaagaaaaggcaaaaagacGTTGTGGGATGACGATTAA